In Arthrobacter sp. CDRTa11, one DNA window encodes the following:
- a CDS encoding HAD family hydrolase gives MRSTASPSPLRAVLWDMDGTIVDTEPYWIAAEHALVQAYGGTWSHEQAMQLVGQSLTFSAGILQEAGVRLEIREIIDTLTAEVIRNVQRKVPWRPGARELLDDLHSAGIRCALVTMSEGPLARQIVSSLPRQYFEFLVTGDTVVRGKPDPEAYLTAVELLRQDDPGLSVDHCVALEDSAPGVAAAVASGVATVAIPHMVPLPPDPRHLTWDSLEGRTVADLESIAVRRGEQQAQTTAMPANASRSLALD, from the coding sequence ATGCGATCCACTGCCTCCCCTTCCCCGCTGAGAGCCGTTCTTTGGGACATGGACGGCACCATCGTGGACACGGAACCATACTGGATCGCCGCCGAACACGCGCTGGTCCAGGCGTACGGCGGGACCTGGTCGCACGAGCAGGCCATGCAGCTGGTGGGGCAGTCCCTGACGTTTTCCGCAGGCATTCTGCAGGAGGCCGGTGTCCGGCTGGAGATCCGGGAGATTATCGACACCCTGACTGCCGAGGTCATCCGCAATGTGCAGCGCAAGGTTCCTTGGCGTCCCGGTGCGCGGGAACTGCTGGATGACCTCCACAGTGCCGGCATCCGGTGCGCCCTGGTCACCATGTCTGAAGGCCCGCTGGCACGCCAAATCGTTTCCAGCCTTCCCCGGCAGTACTTCGAATTCCTGGTTACCGGAGACACTGTGGTCCGCGGCAAGCCGGACCCTGAGGCGTACCTGACGGCCGTTGAACTGCTGCGCCAGGATGATCCCGGCCTGAGCGTGGACCACTGTGTGGCGCTGGAGGATTCGGCACCGGGCGTTGCGGCCGCGGTGGCCTCAGGTGTTGCCACCGTTGCCATTCCTCACATGGTCCCGCTGCCGCCAGATCCACGGCACCTCACGTGGGATTCACTGGAGGGACGCACCGTGGCCGACCTGGAATCCATCGCTGTGCGCCGGGGCGAACAGCAGGCCCAAACAACGGCAATGCCGGCAAACGCTTCGAGGAGCCTCGCACTTGACTGA
- a CDS encoding site-2 protease family protein produces the protein MTETKAPSRREGIPLGRIAGIPVILAYSWFVIAAFTVVAFGPALLARNPALGFAAYVVAFAYAVLLLISVLVHELAHALTAKIYGWPTQKIVLNLWGGHTQFENFTATPGRSVLVALAGPAANFVLAGAAWLVLSMTSLPSVADILTNIFMVANLLIGIFNVLPGLPLDGGRLVESAVWKATGSQAKGTIAAGWAGRVLVVALGYWFIVRPLLAGEQPDFSFLMITILVAGFLWMGASASIQQGTLRSRLHLVSAVALSEPAVGIPASATVAEILRLSPSGTPAVVVCGPDGRPQGVVDPSAVSAVPPAAAGTTPVTAVSYALVPGAYVPEWSKGQELIQYLAQLEGREYAVVDHRGTVTGLLRQNAVLAAITGKGVRPNGYPQGQNR, from the coding sequence TTGACTGAAACGAAAGCGCCCTCCCGCCGGGAGGGCATTCCGCTGGGCAGGATTGCGGGCATTCCCGTCATTTTGGCGTACTCCTGGTTTGTCATCGCCGCCTTTACGGTGGTTGCCTTCGGGCCCGCGCTCCTGGCGAGGAATCCCGCCCTGGGCTTCGCCGCCTACGTCGTAGCCTTTGCCTACGCCGTGCTCTTGCTGATCTCCGTCCTCGTCCACGAACTGGCTCACGCGCTGACCGCCAAGATCTATGGCTGGCCCACGCAGAAAATCGTCCTGAACCTTTGGGGCGGGCACACACAGTTCGAAAACTTCACGGCCACCCCGGGGCGCTCCGTGCTGGTGGCATTGGCCGGGCCGGCTGCCAACTTCGTTCTTGCCGGTGCGGCTTGGCTGGTGCTTTCCATGACGAGCCTTCCCAGCGTGGCGGACATCCTGACAAATATCTTTATGGTGGCAAACCTGCTGATCGGCATATTCAACGTCCTGCCCGGACTCCCACTAGACGGTGGGCGCCTGGTCGAGTCGGCGGTCTGGAAAGCAACAGGAAGTCAGGCAAAAGGCACAATCGCGGCGGGCTGGGCCGGACGCGTCCTTGTTGTCGCCCTGGGTTACTGGTTTATTGTCCGGCCGCTGCTGGCCGGTGAGCAGCCGGACTTTAGCTTCCTGATGATCACCATCCTCGTCGCCGGATTCCTGTGGATGGGCGCCTCGGCCTCCATCCAACAGGGAACACTGCGCAGCAGGCTCCACCTCGTGAGCGCTGTAGCACTGTCCGAACCCGCCGTCGGCATTCCAGCTTCAGCAACGGTGGCGGAAATCCTGCGGCTCTCACCGTCGGGAACCCCTGCAGTTGTTGTCTGCGGCCCGGACGGCCGCCCGCAGGGAGTAGTGGACCCATCGGCTGTTTCTGCCGTTCCCCCTGCCGCCGCGGGAACCACCCCCGTCACCGCCGTGTCCTATGCCCTGGTTCCGGGCGCCTATGTGCCCGAATGGTCCAAGGGGCAGGAGCTCATCCAGTACCTCGCCCAACTGGAGGGCCGGGAATATGCTGTGGTGGACCACCGGGGGACGGTGACCGGGCTCCTGCGGCAGAATGCCGTGCTGGCCGCCATCACCGGCAAGGGTGTCCGGCCCAATGGCTATCCGCAGGGCCAAAACCGGTAG
- a CDS encoding tRNA (adenine-N1)-methyltransferase: protein MSSETAANEATAATQDGVVGSGLQPTGAARRRGPFREGERVQLTDERGRMNTITLETGGAFHTHRGFLNHDEIIGKVDGSVVVNNVGQQYQTLRPLLSDFVLSMPRGAAVVYPKDAGQIVTMADIFPGARVVEAGVGSGALSISLLRAVGDNGYLHSFERRAEFADIARGNVETIFGGPHPAWKVSLGDFQEEVVRSEAPGSVDRVVLDMLAPWECLDAVATVLAPGGVWINYVATVTQLSRTAEAIRADGRFTEPDAWESMVRGWHLEGLAVRPDHRMVAHTGFLLVTRRLADGVTGISVKRRPSKTDFNEEDVNAWTPGAVGERLVSDKKLRRAARDAIAGTNVKDEPEITN, encoded by the coding sequence ATGAGCAGCGAAACTGCCGCCAACGAAGCCACAGCAGCAACCCAAGACGGTGTTGTTGGCAGCGGCTTGCAGCCAACAGGCGCTGCACGGCGCCGGGGTCCCTTCCGCGAAGGGGAGCGGGTCCAGCTGACTGACGAGCGCGGCCGGATGAACACCATCACGCTGGAAACCGGCGGCGCGTTCCACACCCACCGCGGTTTCCTGAACCACGACGAGATCATCGGCAAGGTGGACGGTTCGGTGGTGGTGAACAACGTCGGCCAGCAGTACCAGACGCTGCGCCCGCTGCTCTCCGATTTTGTGCTGTCCATGCCCCGGGGCGCCGCCGTGGTTTACCCGAAGGATGCAGGGCAGATTGTCACCATGGCGGACATCTTTCCCGGCGCCAGGGTGGTGGAGGCCGGAGTCGGTTCAGGCGCGCTGTCCATCTCACTGCTCCGCGCTGTGGGCGACAACGGCTACCTTCACTCCTTTGAACGCCGGGCGGAATTCGCGGACATTGCCCGGGGCAACGTGGAGACCATCTTTGGTGGCCCCCACCCCGCCTGGAAGGTCTCACTCGGCGATTTCCAGGAGGAAGTGGTCCGCAGCGAAGCCCCCGGGTCTGTTGACCGTGTGGTCCTTGACATGCTGGCGCCGTGGGAGTGCCTCGACGCCGTTGCCACGGTGCTTGCGCCGGGCGGCGTTTGGATCAATTACGTAGCTACCGTCACGCAGCTTTCCCGGACGGCCGAGGCCATCCGCGCCGACGGCCGTTTCACCGAGCCCGATGCATGGGAATCCATGGTGCGCGGCTGGCACCTGGAAGGCCTGGCGGTCCGCCCGGACCACCGCATGGTGGCCCACACCGGTTTCCTGCTGGTGACACGCCGGCTGGCTGACGGTGTCACCGGGATTTCGGTCAAGCGCCGGCCGTCCAAAACGGATTTCAATGAAGAGGACGTCAATGCCTGGACGCCCGGGGCGGTGGGCGAACGGCTGGTATCAGACAAGAAACTTCGCCGTGCAGCGAGGGACGCCATCGCCGGCACCAACGTTAAAGACGAACCGGAGATCACGAACTAG
- the arc gene encoding proteasome ATPase has translation METPNQDSGRTPAEQSAANDLSVADRQVNILRDKLRHIDRQLAAATQNNAKLVSMLETAKAEILRLKNALDQEGQPPYSFGTILQLNPKRQPSAGSSGQAATEESADIFNAGRKMRVGISPLVNINQLAVGQEVLLNEALLIVAGLGYERAGELATLKEMLGADRALVVGRADEERVIRLSGALLSEKLRVGDALSIDSRTGYALEKVPRSEVENLVLEEVPDITYEDIGGLGPQIEQIRDAVELPFLHPDLYREHGLKAPKGILLYGPPGCGKTLIAKAVANSLAARAAERSGNVDLKSYFLNIKGPELLDKYVGETERHIRLIFSRAREKASDGSPVVVFFDEMDSLFRTRGTGISSDVETTIVPQLLSEIDGVERLDNVIVIGASNREDMIDPAILRPGRLDVKVKIHRPDAEAAADIFNKYITTDLPFHESDLAEHDGDVQATVDAMIQRTVEAMYSTDKSNEYLEVTYANGDTEMLYFKDFNSGAVVQNVVDRAKKYAIKDLLTLHQKGLRIEHLLRAVVDEFREHEDMPNTTNPDDWARISGKKGERITYIRTIVQGKAGQEPGKSIETMPNTGQYL, from the coding sequence ATGGAGACGCCGAACCAGGACTCCGGACGCACACCGGCGGAGCAGTCTGCCGCCAACGATCTGTCCGTTGCCGACCGGCAGGTTAACATCCTCCGGGACAAACTCAGGCACATCGACCGCCAATTGGCAGCCGCGACACAAAACAACGCCAAGCTGGTCAGCATGCTGGAAACTGCGAAAGCGGAGATTCTTCGGCTGAAGAACGCCTTGGACCAGGAAGGGCAGCCGCCGTACAGCTTTGGCACCATTCTCCAGTTGAATCCGAAGCGGCAGCCGTCGGCCGGCAGCAGCGGGCAAGCCGCAACTGAGGAATCCGCCGACATCTTCAATGCCGGCCGCAAGATGCGGGTGGGGATCAGTCCACTGGTCAACATCAACCAGTTGGCAGTGGGCCAGGAGGTCCTGCTCAACGAGGCACTGCTGATCGTGGCCGGACTCGGGTACGAGCGTGCCGGAGAGCTTGCGACACTCAAGGAAATGCTCGGCGCCGACCGCGCCCTGGTGGTGGGGCGCGCGGACGAAGAGCGGGTGATCCGGCTGTCCGGGGCGCTGCTGTCCGAAAAGCTCAGGGTGGGCGATGCACTGTCCATCGACTCCCGCACAGGATATGCCCTGGAGAAGGTGCCCCGGTCTGAGGTGGAAAACCTCGTGCTCGAGGAAGTCCCGGACATCACCTACGAGGACATCGGTGGACTGGGGCCACAGATCGAGCAGATCCGCGACGCCGTCGAGCTGCCGTTCCTGCACCCTGACCTCTACCGTGAGCACGGCCTGAAGGCACCCAAGGGGATCCTGCTTTATGGCCCGCCGGGCTGCGGCAAGACCCTCATCGCCAAGGCAGTAGCCAACTCGTTGGCCGCCCGGGCGGCAGAACGTTCAGGCAACGTAGACCTGAAGAGCTACTTCCTGAACATCAAGGGTCCGGAACTGCTGGACAAGTACGTGGGGGAGACCGAACGGCACATCCGCCTGATCTTCTCCCGGGCCCGCGAAAAGGCCTCCGACGGCAGCCCCGTAGTGGTGTTCTTCGATGAGATGGACTCCCTTTTCCGCACCCGCGGAACAGGGATCTCCTCAGACGTCGAAACCACCATCGTTCCCCAGCTGCTCAGTGAGATCGACGGCGTGGAGCGGCTGGACAACGTGATTGTGATCGGCGCCTCCAACCGCGAGGACATGATTGATCCGGCCATCCTGCGTCCGGGGCGCCTGGACGTCAAAGTCAAGATCCACCGTCCCGACGCCGAGGCCGCAGCCGACATCTTCAACAAGTACATCACCACTGATCTGCCGTTCCACGAGTCCGATCTGGCAGAGCATGACGGTGACGTCCAGGCAACGGTGGATGCCATGATCCAGCGCACGGTGGAAGCCATGTACTCCACGGACAAGTCCAACGAGTACCTCGAGGTCACCTACGCCAACGGCGACACAGAGATGCTCTACTTCAAGGACTTCAACTCCGGCGCCGTGGTGCAGAATGTGGTTGACCGGGCCAAGAAGTACGCCATCAAGGATTTGCTGACGCTGCACCAGAAGGGCCTGCGGATCGAGCACCTGCTGCGCGCCGTGGTGGATGAATTCCGCGAACACGAGGATATGCCCAACACCACCAATCCGGATGACTGGGCACGCATCTCCGGCAAGAAGGGCGAGCGGATCACCTACATCCGCACCATTGTGCAGGGCAAGGCAGGCCAGGAGCCAGGCAAGTCTATTGAGACGATGCCGAACACAGGGCAGTACCTGTGA
- the dop gene encoding depupylase/deamidase Dop produces the protein MTAAPEPVVGGSLPVGGAMRVMGAETEYGIHAPSAPGANATMMSARVVQAYAQVTRQRAAGGAETRWDYTDEEPLHDARGWTLERESAHPSQLTDQPPVLDAEAVALAYGREELELDGQDESGTLLMNMVLGNGARLYVDHAHPEYSSPEVTSPRDAVKWDAAGDLVALAAVRRLAADPELPAVNLYKNNTDNKSVSYGSHENYLMPRSVPFGDIVRGLTPFFVTRQIMCGSGRVGLGQDSSTPGYQISQRADFFEAEVGLETTIRRPIINTRDEPHATADKYRRLHVIIGDANLSQVSNYLKFGATALVLSLIEAGLAPKVEVHEPVAGLQAVSHDTSLTAKLRLLDGRRVTALDLQWMYHEAAAKLAQDTGVGDAVDGDGHTHEVLERWASTLTQLDSDRAAAASSVEWLAKLSLLEGYRDRDGLAWDDARLGLVDLQWADIRPEKGLYYRFLARNRMQRIIDDADIATAVTEPPSDTRAFFRGRCISSFGKDVVGASWDSVIFDVPGYGRLQRVPTREPLRGTKALTGGLFARHRTAGPFLAELLGHKTAPPPA, from the coding sequence GTGACGGCTGCACCGGAACCCGTCGTCGGGGGATCGCTCCCCGTCGGCGGGGCCATGCGCGTTATGGGGGCCGAGACCGAGTACGGGATCCATGCCCCCTCGGCCCCCGGCGCCAATGCCACCATGATGTCCGCCCGGGTAGTGCAGGCGTATGCGCAGGTGACACGCCAGCGCGCCGCCGGAGGAGCAGAGACGCGGTGGGACTACACCGACGAGGAGCCCCTGCACGACGCCCGCGGCTGGACGCTTGAGCGGGAATCTGCCCACCCCAGCCAGCTGACTGACCAACCGCCGGTTCTTGACGCCGAAGCCGTGGCCCTTGCCTACGGACGCGAGGAACTGGAACTCGACGGGCAGGACGAGTCAGGCACGCTGCTGATGAACATGGTCCTGGGGAACGGCGCGCGCCTGTACGTGGACCATGCCCACCCGGAGTATTCCAGCCCTGAGGTCACCAGTCCCCGTGACGCCGTGAAGTGGGACGCGGCAGGGGACCTCGTAGCCCTGGCCGCAGTCCGGCGGCTCGCGGCGGATCCGGAACTCCCCGCCGTCAACCTCTACAAAAACAACACGGACAACAAGTCCGTCTCGTACGGGTCCCATGAGAACTACCTCATGCCGCGTTCTGTCCCGTTTGGCGACATCGTGCGGGGCCTGACACCCTTCTTCGTCACCCGGCAAATCATGTGTGGTTCCGGCCGGGTGGGCCTGGGACAGGACAGCTCCACACCGGGTTACCAGATCAGCCAGCGGGCGGATTTCTTTGAAGCGGAAGTGGGCCTTGAGACCACCATCCGGCGGCCCATCATCAATACCCGTGATGAACCGCATGCCACGGCAGACAAATACCGTCGGCTGCATGTGATCATTGGGGACGCCAACCTGAGCCAGGTGTCCAACTACCTGAAGTTCGGCGCCACAGCCCTGGTTCTCAGCCTCATCGAAGCCGGCCTTGCGCCGAAAGTGGAAGTGCACGAGCCCGTCGCCGGGCTGCAGGCCGTCAGCCACGACACGTCGCTGACCGCCAAACTCAGGCTGCTGGACGGGCGCCGGGTAACAGCCCTGGACCTTCAGTGGATGTATCACGAGGCCGCCGCAAAGCTCGCCCAGGACACTGGAGTGGGCGACGCCGTCGACGGGGACGGGCACACCCACGAGGTCCTGGAGCGCTGGGCGTCCACGCTCACGCAACTGGACTCGGACAGGGCGGCTGCCGCCTCGTCGGTGGAGTGGCTGGCAAAGCTTTCCCTCCTGGAGGGTTACCGGGACCGTGACGGACTGGCCTGGGACGACGCCCGGCTTGGCCTGGTGGATCTGCAATGGGCGGATATCCGCCCGGAAAAGGGCCTGTATTACAGGTTCCTCGCGCGGAACCGGATGCAACGGATCATCGACGACGCCGACATCGCCACTGCGGTCACCGAACCGCCGTCGGACACCCGGGCCTTTTTCCGTGGCCGTTGCATCAGCAGCTTCGGCAAGGATGTGGTGGGGGCCAGCTGGGACTCGGTGATCTTTGACGTTCCGGGGTACGGCCGGCTCCAACGGGTGCCCACCAGGGAACCGCTGCGCGGCACCAAAGCACTCACCGGAGGGCTCTTTGCCCGCCATCGGACGGCCGGTCCTTTCCTGGCAGAGCTGCTGGGACACAAGACTGCTCCGCCTCCGGCGTAA
- a CDS encoding ubiquitin-like protein Pup, translating into MAGQEQQQPQSRDSQVEEDVPEAPPAPPEAQASASTQGVDDLLDEIDGVLESNAEEFVRAFVQKGGQ; encoded by the coding sequence ATGGCAGGCCAGGAGCAGCAGCAGCCACAATCGCGCGACAGCCAGGTCGAGGAAGACGTGCCGGAGGCCCCTCCCGCGCCCCCTGAAGCCCAGGCATCGGCGTCCACCCAGGGCGTGGATGACCTCCTCGACGAAATCGACGGCGTCCTTGAATCCAACGCTGAAGAGTTTGTCCGCGCGTTCGTCCAAAAGGGCGGTCAGTAA
- the prcB gene encoding proteasome subunit beta, which translates to MQESTANQVAASATSSFTEHLQRDRPELLPYGRDLPAGANLSTPLQVPHATTIVAMSYGGGVLMAGDRRATMGNVIASRHIEKVFPADQYSVLGIAGTAGIAIDLTRLFQVELEHYEKIEGTLLSLDGKANRLGAMIRSNLPMAMQGLAVVPLFAGFDTTAGVGRLFSYDVTGGRYEEREHHTVGSGSVFARGALKKLWRPNLTEAEAVSVAVESLYDAADDDSATGGPDPVRQLWPIVYTVNRSGARRVPESELATVAGNIIEARTSARREA; encoded by the coding sequence GTGCAGGAATCAACCGCCAATCAGGTAGCCGCCAGTGCGACGTCGTCATTTACCGAGCATCTGCAGCGGGACCGCCCGGAGCTGCTTCCCTACGGCCGTGACCTCCCGGCCGGAGCAAATCTGAGCACACCCCTGCAGGTGCCGCACGCCACCACCATCGTGGCGATGAGCTACGGTGGCGGCGTGTTGATGGCCGGTGACAGGCGTGCCACCATGGGCAACGTGATTGCCAGCCGGCACATTGAAAAGGTATTTCCGGCAGATCAGTACTCGGTCCTGGGCATAGCGGGAACAGCAGGCATCGCAATAGACCTCACCCGCCTCTTCCAGGTGGAGCTGGAACACTACGAAAAGATCGAGGGCACGCTGCTCAGCCTGGATGGCAAGGCCAACAGGCTGGGGGCCATGATCCGTAGCAACCTTCCCATGGCCATGCAGGGACTGGCCGTGGTTCCGCTCTTTGCAGGCTTTGACACCACGGCCGGCGTGGGCCGCCTCTTCTCCTACGACGTCACCGGCGGCCGGTACGAGGAACGCGAACACCACACGGTGGGGTCCGGTTCGGTTTTCGCCCGCGGCGCCCTTAAAAAGCTATGGCGGCCCAACCTCACGGAAGCCGAGGCAGTTTCGGTGGCCGTGGAATCGCTTTATGACGCTGCCGACGACGATTCCGCCACCGGCGGCCCTGATCCCGTCCGTCAGCTGTGGCCGATTGTCTATACGGTGAACAGGTCCGGTGCCCGGCGGGTGCCCGAGTCCGAACTGGCCACGGTGGCAGGAAACATCATCGAAGCCCGTACCAGCGCACGGCGGGAGGCCTAA
- the prcA gene encoding proteasome subunit alpha codes for MTQQFYVSPEQLMKDRADFARKGIARGRSVVVVSCEDGIALVAENPSPSLHKIGEIYDKIAFAAVGKYNEFESLRQAGVRYADVRGYSYDREDVTARGLASVYAQSLGAVFTAEQKPFEVELAVAEVGPTQERDHLYRLTFDGSIADEDGFIVMGGQAEKVSSAIAAGWRSSLRFPHAIRLAMEGLVTDTEAGELPAKAVEVAVLDRMSESSRGSRRAFRRLNDADLTALLAEED; via the coding sequence ATGACGCAGCAGTTTTATGTTTCGCCCGAGCAGCTGATGAAGGACCGTGCGGACTTCGCACGGAAAGGCATCGCACGCGGCAGGTCTGTGGTGGTGGTCAGCTGTGAGGACGGCATCGCGCTTGTTGCGGAAAACCCGTCACCATCCCTGCATAAAATCGGCGAGATCTACGACAAAATCGCGTTTGCCGCTGTCGGCAAGTACAACGAATTCGAAAGCCTGCGCCAGGCGGGCGTGAGGTATGCCGATGTCCGCGGATACTCGTATGACCGCGAAGATGTCACGGCCCGCGGACTCGCCAGTGTCTATGCGCAAAGCCTCGGGGCCGTGTTCACGGCGGAACAGAAGCCCTTCGAAGTGGAGTTGGCCGTGGCCGAGGTGGGCCCCACGCAGGAACGCGACCACCTCTACCGGCTGACTTTCGACGGCTCCATCGCAGATGAGGACGGCTTCATAGTGATGGGCGGCCAGGCTGAGAAGGTGTCATCCGCCATCGCGGCAGGCTGGCGCTCGTCATTGCGGTTCCCCCATGCAATCCGTCTCGCGATGGAAGGCCTGGTCACGGACACGGAAGCAGGGGAACTGCCGGCCAAGGCGGTGGAAGTGGCTGTGCTGGACCGCATGTCCGAGAGCTCCCGTGGCTCGCGGCGCGCGTTTCGGCGACTGAACGACGCCGATCTCACGGCGTTGCTTGCTGAGGAGGACTGA
- the pafA gene encoding Pup--protein ligase — protein MDKRIFGIETEFGISYSSPDSRPLAPEEVARYLFRKVVSWGRSSNVFLTNGSRLYLDVGSHPEYATAECDDLAQLIAHDRAGELILDDLVDEAQSRLAAEGFNGTVYLFKNNTDSAGNSYGSHENYLIPRRGEFSRLAEILIPFLVTRQLIAGAGKILKTPHGATYAFSQRADHIWEGVSSATTRSRPIINTRDEPHADAEFFRRLHVIVGDSNMSETTALLKVGTVDLILRMIEAGVIMRDMRMENPIRSIREISHDLSGRALVRLANGRQLTALEIQQEYLTKVTAFVQENGAHNPHVPLILDLWGRTLRAIESGDTSSIETEIDWAIKKKLMDNYRERHGLGLDAPRIAQLDLTYHDISRSRGLYYLLQSRGAVRRVVDDTIVKDAVDAPPQTTRAKLRGDFVRRAQELGRDYTVDWVHLKLNDRAHQTILCKDPFRSVDDRVDALLDSMG, from the coding sequence ATGGACAAGAGGATCTTCGGTATTGAAACCGAGTTTGGCATTTCGTACTCGAGCCCGGATTCCCGGCCGTTGGCGCCCGAGGAAGTGGCCCGCTACCTTTTCCGCAAGGTGGTCAGCTGGGGGCGGTCATCCAATGTGTTCCTGACCAACGGTTCCCGCCTCTACCTCGATGTCGGATCGCACCCCGAGTACGCCACCGCTGAATGTGATGACCTGGCCCAGCTCATTGCCCACGACCGGGCCGGTGAACTCATCCTTGATGACCTCGTGGACGAGGCTCAATCGAGGCTGGCGGCTGAGGGCTTCAACGGCACCGTGTACCTGTTCAAGAACAACACTGATTCAGCCGGGAACTCCTACGGCAGCCATGAAAATTACCTGATCCCGCGGCGGGGCGAGTTCTCCAGGCTGGCCGAAATCCTCATTCCCTTCCTTGTCACCCGGCAGCTCATCGCCGGGGCGGGCAAAATCCTCAAAACACCGCACGGGGCAACCTACGCGTTTTCGCAGCGGGCCGATCACATCTGGGAGGGCGTCTCGTCCGCCACCACCAGGTCCCGCCCCATCATCAACACCAGGGACGAGCCACACGCCGACGCCGAGTTCTTCAGGCGGCTCCATGTCATTGTGGGCGATTCGAACATGTCCGAAACGACGGCCCTGCTGAAGGTGGGCACGGTGGACCTGATCCTGCGGATGATTGAGGCGGGTGTGATCATGCGCGACATGAGGATGGAAAACCCCATCCGCAGCATCCGGGAAATTTCCCACGACCTCAGTGGCCGTGCCCTGGTCCGGCTGGCGAACGGCCGCCAGCTGACAGCGCTGGAGATCCAGCAGGAGTACCTAACAAAGGTCACCGCTTTTGTCCAGGAGAACGGCGCGCACAACCCGCATGTCCCGCTCATCCTTGACCTGTGGGGCAGGACCCTGAGGGCCATTGAAAGCGGCGATACCAGCTCCATCGAAACCGAAATCGACTGGGCCATCAAAAAGAAGCTGATGGACAACTACCGGGAACGGCATGGCCTGGGCCTGGACGCACCGCGGATTGCGCAGCTTGACCTCACTTACCACGACATTTCGCGCAGCCGCGGCCTCTACTATCTGCTCCAGTCCAGGGGCGCAGTGCGTCGCGTGGTGGATGACACCATAGTCAAGGATGCAGTGGACGCGCCGCCCCAGACCACCAGGGCTAAGTTGCGGGGGGACTTCGTCCGCCGCGCCCAGGAACTGGGCAGGGACTACACGGTGGACTGGGTGCATCTGAAGCTCAATGACCGCGCACACCAGACCATCCTGTGCAAGGATCCGTTCCGCAGCGTTGACGACCGTGTGGATGCCCTGCTGGACTCTATGGGCTGA
- a CDS encoding FKBP-type peptidyl-prolyl cis-trans isomerase gives MRRLLAILIPGLLLLTACGGSPAAPEPTSQSTGDTAKFDSLKLTDNGDKKAPGVEFTKPLEVTEPTVKVVAEGSGDPVKPNQVANISILALNGTDGSTLEDTFAGEPEPLELNEDLKTGSAFIYNAFVGAKVGSSLALAIPGQAAAAGAPAQPTQLLLIKVLSAADVTPALEKPEGDPVTPPAGLPTVKENDKGVPEISVDGAAAPTALVAQDLIKGKGAEVKATDTLTVNYVGVNLVGGTKFDSSFDRGEPASFPLTGVIKGWTQGLAGKTVGSRVLLVVPKDLAYGDAGQGEAKGDLVFVVDILGVK, from the coding sequence GTGCGCCGACTACTTGCAATTCTTATCCCCGGTCTGCTGTTGCTTACCGCCTGTGGCGGCTCGCCCGCAGCACCGGAACCCACCAGTCAGTCCACTGGCGATACTGCGAAGTTCGACTCCCTGAAACTGACGGACAACGGGGACAAAAAAGCTCCCGGCGTCGAATTTACCAAACCACTCGAAGTGACTGAACCCACCGTCAAGGTGGTCGCCGAGGGCAGCGGGGATCCCGTCAAACCGAACCAGGTTGCGAACATCTCGATTCTCGCCCTGAACGGAACCGACGGCTCCACCCTGGAGGACACCTTCGCCGGTGAGCCCGAGCCCCTGGAACTCAACGAGGACCTCAAGACCGGAAGCGCCTTCATTTACAACGCATTTGTTGGTGCCAAGGTCGGCTCAAGCCTTGCCCTTGCCATTCCCGGCCAGGCTGCCGCCGCCGGTGCCCCGGCCCAGCCCACGCAGCTGCTGCTGATCAAGGTGCTCTCCGCTGCGGACGTTACCCCGGCGCTCGAAAAGCCTGAGGGCGATCCCGTTACGCCGCCTGCCGGCCTTCCCACCGTCAAGGAAAATGACAAGGGCGTTCCGGAGATCTCCGTGGATGGCGCTGCGGCGCCGACTGCCCTCGTGGCCCAGGACCTCATCAAGGGCAAGGGTGCCGAGGTCAAGGCAACAGACACCCTCACCGTCAACTACGTGGGTGTGAACCTCGTGGGCGGCACCAAGTTTGATTCAAGCTTCGACCGCGGAGAGCCCGCCAGCTTCCCGCTGACGGGTGTCATCAAGGGCTGGACGCAGGGGCTCGCCGGGAAGACGGTCGGCTCGCGCGTCCTGCTGGTCGTCCCCAAGGACCTGGCCTACGGTGACGCCGGGCAGGGCGAAGCTAAGGGCGACCTTGTTTTCGTTGTCGACATCCTCGGCGTTAAGTAG